The Tistrella bauzanensis genomic interval GGTGCTGTCGGGCGAACAGCTTGAGGCGCCGAAGCCGTTCCAGACCTATGAACAGGCGGTGCAGGACGCCGCCGAGCGGATGGTCGAGGCGCGCGATCGTGCCCGCGAGCGCGATCTGGCGGCGCAGGGTGCATCGGAGCGCCGGTCTTTCGAGGCAGCCGCCGACACCCTGCTCAGGGCGATCTCGGCCGAGTCCTCGACCCGCGATCTGTCGGGCAATCTGACCATGCGGGTGATCGATGAAGGGCTTGAGATCAACATCGTCGACCGCGAGGACACCCCGGTTTTCCCGTCGGATGCGATCGAACCCTATCCGGGGCCGCGGCGGATGTTCGCCCTGGTCGCCAGCACCATCCGCGGGGCCCCCAATCAGGTGGCGGTGCGCGGCTATCTGGCCGGCCAGGAGGGTGTGCGTGCCAATGCCTGGGCGCTGACTGCGGAGCGGGCGATCGTCGCGCAGAAACTGCTGGTCGAGGCCGGCGTGCCGGCAGCCCGGATCAGCGAGGTATCGGGGCGTGGAACCTCTGACATGCTGGTGCCGCAGAATGTCGACGATCCGCGCAACACCCGGATCAGCATCGTGCTGCGCCGGACGAAGCCGGTTGCCGACCCGGCCCGGGCCGGCTGAACCTGCCAGGACGCCTGCGATCTCAGAGCGCGCGCCAGCCGATGTCGCGATCTCAGAGCGCGCGCCAGCCGATGTCGCGATCTCAGAGCGCGCGCC includes:
- a CDS encoding flagellar motor protein MotB gives rise to the protein MAENGHTTIIKKVKKGKGGGHHGGAWKVAYADFVTAMMAFFLLLWLLNALDEKKLRGIADYFTPTWTVFRDAGASHTLTMQSGTPDINVGSGGVSMPSFERSDLTPPPSPMDLNPEMAKRPAANPSDEAPPEELQVNDPAEAMRRVLSGEQLEAPKPFQTYEQAVQDAAERMVEARDRARERDLAAQGASERRSFEAAADTLLRAISAESSTRDLSGNLTMRVIDEGLEINIVDREDTPVFPSDAIEPYPGPRRMFALVASTIRGAPNQVAVRGYLAGQEGVRANAWALTAERAIVAQKLLVEAGVPAARISEVSGRGTSDMLVPQNVDDPRNTRISIVLRRTKPVADPARAG